The stretch of DNA GTCAAATGAAAGATGCAAAAGCTGTACAAAGACTCGAAGAGAACGGAACAACTATAATCACAGGAATTTCAAACTAAAATCAGATACTATCTTTTTGATaggaaaaacttttttactTATCCAAGTATGTACCGGTGCATTCCCATATTACACGCAccctttcctttttattgtttataCCTCGTTTAGTCGTACTTAAACACCCTACGgtgttttctttggttgGCAGTAGTTACATATTGCAGAAGCCATTTGTAATGGGTGTCTGcgaaataaaaatgatcccagagaaaaaaatactccaaaatttagaaaagCCACCTTAGCAATTGTCAAAGCGTATTTTGCTGTCAATACTGATGTCTATTGGTGTGTGTTGACCGTTTCTTGATCACCCCTCCTTACGTAACAATTGTTCTTCTGCTTTCGTTCGTAGGCAGAACGCGCCAAGGTAATTTTCCTCGAgatttagaaaaaataaaaaaagcacATTTCCATGACAACTTCAAGCAATTAAACATCGGCCGAAATTTTAGAACTATTGGCAACTTTGATTTGAGGCTTATATCCTTCGATTTCTGTTAATTTGTTTAGATaattaagaaaagaaacttattgatatattttttcatcatacGATCAtctccttctttttctacaTCCTAAATGCTAAGAATTTGTGTTAGAAGGTCACGTATAAGGATCACCCTTCCAAAAGCATGTCCAGTACTGCTGACAAGGAAGGGTCATCTTCATATAAGTACTGGAGTAAGAGTCGAATCGAGCGGTATAAACAAACATCACTCTAATAAAGTACATGTTGAAGTAAACGAGTTACAAAAACAAGCTGAAATCGAAAAGGCTGCAATAcaagaattggaaaaaaatccTCAATACCAGAAACTAGCAGAGGCATTCAACACTCATGATCATGTTCATTTACGCGAATCAGAGACAGAACAAAACGATTTAATTTCATTAGGCACGATACGAGACTACAATAGTAAACGTGAGCACGTGCAtgaatcttcttcttcaaatctgCATTCTCATACACATTCTCATGGACATACCCATTCTCACGCTACACACAACCCATTATTAGTACTCAGTACTGAGCAGATTAGAAAGAATGCAGGCGTAAGAATTACGTGGGTAGGTTTAGGTGTAAACGTTGGCATTGCCATAGGCAAGTTTTTTGGCGGTATCGTATTCCATTCGCAGGCATTGTTTGCAGATGCCATCCACGCAATAAGTGATATGGTGTCTGATTTATTAACCTTACTTTCAGTAGGGCTAGCAGCCAACAAGCCAACGTCTGACTATCCATACGGGTATGGGAAAATTGAAACTGTCGGTTCCCTGGCAGTATCCACAATATTAGCCATGGCTGGTATATCTATAGGTTGGAGTTCTTTGTGCGCGCTTGTAGGGCCCATAATTCCACATGCAATTATTGACACTTTAGGAAATCTAGGTCATACTCATACTTATTCTGAAGACATTATCGAAGATGTTACTGATATCAATGCCGCTTGGATTGCCGCCGCTTCCATTGCAGCTAAAGAGTGGATCTTTCGGGCCACAAGAAAGATTGCCATCGACACTAGTTCAAATGTGCTAATGGCAAATGCTTGGCATCATCGTGTTGATTCACTAACTTCTCTTGTTGCTTTGGTGGCAATTAGTACGGGCTATTTAGTTAATATACAATCATTAGACACAATTGGTGGTTTAATTGTTTCGGGGTTGATTATTAAAGCAGGTGGTGAAGGTATGTGCATTGCTATAAAGGAGCTAATCGACCAATCTGTCTCTCATGATGATCCACGCTACCTGGAGATAGAAGCTCTAGTCAAGGATACGTTAAACAAAATGATTTCTAATAACAATTCCAAGAAACCCTATGGTTTAAAAGAGTTAACATTACTATCTTCAGGACCCAATTTACGTGGACATTTAACCTTAGAAGTTCCTTTACAAAAATGGGGTAATGTTTTAGGCCTTAACGAGTTTGAAATTGTAACACATCATTTACGTGACATATTAACCAATGACCTATCAAATTTGAGAAGACTGGACATCGAATATGTGGAAgctaaaaaagaagaggaaaatgatcaagaaaaaaaatcacagaattacaaagaaaatgttcttttcaagCACAATCACGCGCACACTCATAATTGAGCTACCCATAGTAACAATTTGTGAAgaatggaaagaaaaaaatcgaatATACCTGGAATGTATTTcacaataataaaaggacaaaaaaaaggagagaCAATACGGTTACATTTATCAGGTATATCGTATCTAGATGTATGTACGGTTTATATACAATTTGcatttattatttataaaATAAATCATAAGAAATTATagtatttttgatttgatgTTCAcgattttctttgttggCAGTACGTGGAAAGCGACTATCATTGTGCGACAGACTAAAAAGGGAAAAGTGAGGGATAACAATAGCGGTTCCTATTGGGATGTAGTAACAATATAAAGAGTTACTGTAACGGACGCAGTAtatattgttgaaaaagcaaatgGTGAAAGTAACTGCAGCctgtattattattggtGATGAAGTGCTCAATGGAAAAGTTGTTGATACTAACTCCACTTTTTTCGCAAAATACTGTTTTGATCATGGAATCCAATTAAAGGAAATAGCAACTATAGGAGATGATGAGAAACAAATCGTTGACACTGTGAGAAGATTAGTCAAAAATCACGatttcattattagtaCAGGTGGAATCGGTCCCACGCATGATGATATTACTTATGAATGTATGGCGAAAAGCTTTGATCTGCCTTGTGAGATAGATGAAGAATGTAAAGAGAGGATGAGGCGCAAGTCTGACCCAGAAGCAAGGCTTGATAGTGATGCTTTAAAGGCACACTATCAAATGGCAACAATGCCGAAGGGTAAAAATGTTAGAAATTATTATGTGTGTGATGATTTATGGGTTCCCATTTGTTCTATTTCTCACAAAGTGTACATATTGCCCGGTATCCCACAACTATTTGCAAGAATGCTAAAAGCTTTTACTccaactttgaaaaaaatatataatttaGAAAAGGACCCACGTGAATATGTTCGTTATTTTGTTAGAACACGGCTAACTGAGTCTCAAATTTCTAAAGAGTTAAAATCGATTCAAGATGAATCGGTTCTAGTTTCAGATGCGATCAAAATAGGCTCATACCCACATTTTGGTATGGGGTTCAACACAGTCAGTATTTTgggagaaaagaaagacgACCCATATCTAAGAAACATTGTCAATAGAGTTGTTAATAACCTTGAGGGGGAAGTAATCTCATCTGAACTTGAAGACAAATTTTCTAACCAGGAGAGCTGAATACCCCAATATTTAGCAATATGTGTATAGATATAGAgatctttgaaaaggaaactTCCTTATTTATCCCTAGTGATATTTTCCATGCAATAGGAGAAAGTATACAAATGCTTGTGATGGGAAGATACCATGCAAAAAGCATTGCTGTTATTTTAGAGCATCAAGCAGTTGAAGAAAGGTCTTAGAAATACACTTCTGAAAATGCTAAACCAGCACAAAAGCACTTGCTACATTCAACAAGCACAAGGTTGCatgaaaggaaaaatcTTCATAGTCGCGTTTTTTTCGTGATATTGCCTAGAAGAGAATaggtaaaagaaaaacgcGTCGCGTTAGGAAAAATGTGTATGGAGAAGCCTTTTGTATGAAGGGTTTCGCCGGCTCTTGGGATCTGCATCGACTTGGTGTGAGTGTAGAGTTAAATtgcttttcctcttttatAAGCAGCTTCTCAGTAATAATTAGTCAAGACAGAATTCCTGCTTATTCAATAAAGTGCAAGTGAAACTTAGGCTGGAATTGAAATTGGTATTCGCTTACAataagtaaaaaaaagacccTGGTAAAAATGTCAGAACTTTCTCAAATGACATTGAAAATACTTTATACATTAGACAATGGGTCCAATGGGAGTTATTTGGCTCGCTCTAGGGCTCCAACACAGGTAAGAGTAGCTAGTATCCATAGCCCATTTTCAACAACATCAAATGAGCAGACAGAGTTGCGAATTGGCGCAATCCATTTGAAAACCATATTAAACGAAATATATCTAAATTCTCCCGAAGTATTGGATCATGATACCTTAAAAGATGGACATGACTACAACCTATATTACCGTGATATCTGTGAAGTTGATGAGCCATTAGTAAGTCTTGGTCTTCTTTCCAAACTTCGAAAAAAGTTCCATAAAGTTTATAACAGCCCTTACCAGCATACAGAAAACGATATgggtgaagaagaaaatgaggaGCGTAATGAAGTGATTGACGAAGAGTATGAGGATGAATCTTTCATAGTGACAGGAAGAGTTTGCTCCAATGTTTCTGCTTTACTACGAAGATCGTACAGTAACGCCTCGAGTAAAAATGGAAGGGTTGGAAACAGCCAAGTTCCAGAAGAGACTTTGGAAGTTAAACTAAGATTCTCTAAGGTTATAACTAGCACAAGGAACTCTTGTAACCGCACTTCGAATCCTAGATTATCAGGTTATCAAATGCAGTCCCCTTCTCTCTCATCAACAACATTTCCATTTACCTCAAGAACGCAAACACTTTCCAAAACAaaccaaatgaaaaattcaaagaatacTAGGACCACAATAATAGTGAATAATACTAGTAGTGGGACTTCAGGACGAAGGCAGACCAATCCAATGCCTGCTCCGAAAGCTGTTAGAACACAGTCTCTGCCTATCTGGAACCTTAAACCAAATACAACCAACACTGGTTTCCcaagaaattcaattgCGCACAAAATATACTTGGCAGATAGAAAAACAGAAGCTAACCAACAGAATAACCAACACCAAAACATAGCCTATGAAATTAACACTTTACAAAACGATAATACTATTCAAAAGACTAAGATCGATGATTCGGTAAGCAAGAGGTTTGACTTCATGCTCAACAAACGGAAATCCACAAAAAAAGCATCCActacaacaacagcaacgATGGCCAAAAAACTGGCCTCAGTAAACGTTAATTCTAAACAAGTACCGAAgatcaacaatgaaaaaaaagtaagtGATAAACAGACCATTGTCAAAGTAAAGAATTCATATTCTAAAAATTCCGTCAAGCCCACGCAGGTAGCCCCCAGGCGGTCATCTTTAGCGGGACCATTGAGCGATAGCGTTGACTTAATTATAAATGACATATTAACAGAATCAGTTAGTCAAGGACAGAAAGTGCAgcagaaacaaaaacaacatAAAACGTCCCTAACTaatgaaattgataaagaaaacatcCCACCACAAAACATAGCTggtaaagaaaacaagcTTTATGACGAGATAGATTTCGGTACGGAGTTCCCCATGAATGACTTTTCGGACGTAGAATTTAAAGACGAGATGGGATGGTTGTccaatttcaatttcttcgaATCACCAGCTTCCGTAAGTGGCTCCCATCTTAATCAACAAAATTCGAAGCCCTCTTCTACAACACTCAACGACCCAAACACTTGCAACACTATTGCcttggaaaatgaagatggtaATGACTTGGAAGTAGTACAAAATAGTAAGATTTCGATGCCTAGTGACGTTGACAAGACTTCTCCAATAGAATCGTTGTCTATACCGTTAATTGAACTTACCCATTCAAGTTCGGCAACGAATATGCAACTTATGCCAGTCAAGGGAGGATCAACTTCGAATTCAGTTGATAATAGTGATGATACTCCCTCTGATAATGATAcaaaagagagaaaaacGTACATAATAGACTCGGATAGCTCAAAACCTCCGCCAGGGcttatgaatttttcaactccAGCTGATCAACCAGTTTCTGATAACGCTACCACTTCAAAGAAGCTAATTAGTCTTTCAGAAGTTCATCAAAGTAAGAGACCTCATGAAGAAGGTCCGGACGAGGAGGACGAGGAGGAGGAAGTACttaagaaacaaaaggCAATACCCTCTTCACCATGTGGGATGTTCAATTACCATCAACCCATAGAATTATCTGAAGCTATGGTTGACGGAGAGCAAGAACAAGATATTgttaatgatgatgagagTGATAAAACCAACGatttattttcaacttttgtTATCTCTAGAAGAGCAGGAAGCCAGGTGGTAACGAGTCCCATCGGTGAATTTCAGTCTTTGAAAGACTAACAATAAATGAAATACTCAATAACGCAgcatatatagatataccCAATCATACATAAGGCATTCTACAGAGAACGAAAAGAAGGTTATATTTAGCATTCTTGTGTCACCACTATATCCATACATTCGCCTGCCTTACGTATGAGGTCACTTGTattcaaaaacaagaacatGTATTCACTGAATTTTTCCTTATCCTTAGCAATAACTGCCTCCTTAAATATGGGATCCATTTCTATCTCCACTTCATGTGACGTCGATCGACGGGAAGAACCACTTCGTTTAGTAGTAACTTTAGTCAAATCCAGATGTAAAGGTACTTTATTACTGAAGCAGAACGTGGAGCgatttttgaatctttGTAAGATTGAAGGATGATCCTTGAAAACTGCAGACGCCGCGTGTTGAGGTACTTCGAGACTGATGCTTATTTTAGCGTCTAATAAACTATGAGGGTAGTGTATAAGAAAATCCTTGATGCGAATCTTTTTGACGTAAGTACCTTTTAgttctttgctttttaGGTTTTCTGAGCAACGCCAAGAAGCTAATTTATCGGATTTCGAAATACTTTTGCAGTTATATATCGAATCTTTAGTGTGCGTGTGTATCTGTTGAACTACCCTTGGCGTACTTTTACTTGGATTATTTGGTTGCAAAAGGAAGGACTCTTGAAAACTTGTAAATGTTTTCTTAGAGACGTTAGATATTAACCGACTAGTTCTGTTTT from Saccharomyces mikatae IFO 1815 strain IFO1815 genome assembly, chromosome: 13 encodes:
- the MMT1 gene encoding Mmt1p (similar to Saccharomyces cerevisiae MMT1 (YMR177W) and MMT2 (YPL224C); ancestral locus Anc_6.248), with translation MLRICVRRSRIRITLPKACPVLLTRKGHLHISTGVRVESSGINKHHSNKVHVEVNELQKQAEIEKAAIQELEKNPQYQKLAEAFNTHDHVHLRESETEQNDLISLGTIRDYNSKREHVHESSSSNLHSHTHSHGHTHSHATHNPLLVLSTEQIRKNAGVRITWVGLGVNVGIAIGKFFGGIVFHSQALFADAIHAISDMVSDLLTLLSVGLAANKPTSDYPYGYGKIETVGSLAVSTILAMAGISIGWSSLCALVGPIIPHAIIDTLGNLGHTHTYSEDIIEDVTDINAAWIAAASIAAKEWIFRATRKIAIDTSSNVLMANAWHHRVDSLTSLVALVAISTGYLVNIQSLDTIGGLIVSGLIIKAGGEGMCIAIKELIDQSVSHDDPRYLEIEALVKDTLNKMISNNNSKKPYGLKELTLLSSGPNLRGHLTLEVPLQKWGNVLGLNEFEIVTHHLRDILTNDLSNLRRLDIEYVEAKKEEENDQEKKSQNYKENVLFKHNHAHTHN
- the FPY1 gene encoding flavin adenine dinucleotide pyrophosphatase (similar to Saccharomyces cerevisiae YMR178W; ancestral locus Anc_6.250), whose amino-acid sequence is MVKVTAACIIIGDEVLNGKVVDTNSTFFAKYCFDHGIQLKEIATIGDDEKQIVDTVRRLVKNHDFIISTGGIGPTHDDITYECMAKSFDLPCEIDEECKERMRRKSDPEARLDSDALKAHYQMATMPKGKNVRNYYVCDDLWVPICSISHKVYILPGIPQLFARMLKAFTPTLKKIYNLEKDPREYVRYFVRTRLTESQISKELKSIQDESVLVSDAIKIGSYPHFGMGFNTVSILGEKKDDPYLRNIVNRVVNNLEGEVISSELEDKFSNQES
- the SPT21 gene encoding Spt21p (similar to Saccharomyces cerevisiae SPT21 (YMR179W); ancestral locus Anc_6.252) — its product is MSELSQMTLKILYTLDNGSNGSYLARSRAPTQVRVASIHSPFSTTSNEQTELRIGAIHLKTILNEIYLNSPEVLDHDTLKDGHDYNLYYRDICEVDEPLVSLGLLSKLRKKFHKVYNSPYQHTENDMGEEENEERNEVIDEEYEDESFIVTGRVCSNVSALLRRSYSNASSKNGRVGNSQVPEETLEVKLRFSKVITSTRNSCNRTSNPRLSGYQMQSPSLSSTTFPFTSRTQTLSKTNQMKNSKNTRTTIIVNNTSSGTSGRRQTNPMPAPKAVRTQSLPIWNLKPNTTNTGFPRNSIAHKIYLADRKTEANQQNNQHQNIAYEINTLQNDNTIQKTKIDDSVSKRFDFMLNKRKSTKKASTTTTATMAKKLASVNVNSKQVPKINNEKKVSDKQTIVKVKNSYSKNSVKPTQVAPRRSSLAGPLSDSVDLIINDILTESVSQGQKVQQKQKQHKTSLTNEIDKENIPPQNIAGKENKLYDEIDFGTEFPMNDFSDVEFKDEMGWLSNFNFFESPASVSGSHLNQQNSKPSSTTLNDPNTCNTIALENEDGNDLEVVQNSKISMPSDVDKTSPIESLSIPLIELTHSSSATNMQLMPVKGGSTSNSVDNSDDTPSDNDTKERKTYIIDSDSSKPPPGLMNFSTPADQPVSDNATTSKKLISLSEVHQSKRPHEEGPDEEDEEEEVLKKQKAIPSSPCGMFNYHQPIELSEAMVDGEQEQDIVNDDESDKTNDLFSTFVISRRAGSQVVTSPIGEFQSLKD
- the CTL1 gene encoding polynucleotide 5'-phosphatase (similar to Saccharomyces cerevisiae CTL1 (YMR180C) and CET1 (YPL228W); ancestral locus Anc_6.254), with protein sequence MADQPEASSSSRNSHGNTRTDNVDIDVTPKLRSLHISETAKPLKSVGTSFEVAKSKSRIAIEFHKNVCKLVWTHLSCIDKTSIPHIEIEMKFGVITDKKTHRRIIVPRNNPSIVQNRTSRLISNVSKKTFTSFQESFLLQPNNPSKSTPRVVQQIHTHTKDSIYNCKSISKSDKLASWRCSENLKSKELKGTYVKKIRIKDFLIHYPHSLLDAKISISLEVPQHAASAVFKDHPSILQRFKNRSTFCFSNKVPLHLDLTKVTTKRSGSSRRSTSHEVEIEMDPIFKEAVIAKDKEKFSEYMFLFLNTSDLIRKAGECMDIVVTQEC